The following are encoded in a window of Anopheles gambiae chromosome X, idAnoGambNW_F1_1, whole genome shotgun sequence genomic DNA:
- the LOC1271702 gene encoding peptidoglycan-recognition protein 2: protein MMLFGGILPYLLVLWQLLASVDVARAQDEPAQESACPAIVKRAAWGAAKSKNVTYQLKPVANVIVHHTTGERCATVATCKEMVANIQTYHQTDNRWSDIGYNFLISGQNVYEGIGWHRMGAHLRGYNDKSIGVAFLGNFDQERPTPRSLNLLARLLQCGVELGELADDYRLYGARQLQSTNSPGRYLYAKLQELDHWQAQ, encoded by the exons atgatGCTGTTCGGAGGCATTTTACCGTATCTGCTTGTGCTATGGCAGCTACTGGCTTCGGTCGATG TCGCCCGGGCCCAGGACGAGCCGGCCCAGGAATCCGCCTGCCCAGCCATCGTGAAGCGGGCGGCCTGGGGTGCAGCCAAGTCGAAGAACGTCACCTACCAGCTGAAACCGGTCGCGAACGTGATCGTGCACCATACGACCGGGGAGCGGTGCGCGACAGTGGCCACCTGCAAGGAGATGGTGGCAAACATACAGACCTACCACCAGACCGACAACCGGTGGAGTGACATCGGCTACAA CTTCCTAATCAGCGGGCAGAATGTGTACGAGGGCATCGGCTGGCACCGGATGGGGGCGCATCTGCGCGGCTACAACGACAAATCGATCGGCGTCGCCTTCCTGGGCAACTTTGACCAAGAGCGGCCGACCCCCCGCAGCCTCAACCTGCTTGCCCGGCTACTCCAGTGCGGTGTCGAGCTGGGCGAGCTAGCCGACGACTACCGGCTGTACGGTGCCCGCCAGCTCCAGAGCACCAACAGCCCGGGCCGGTATCTGTACGCGAAGCTGCAAGAGCTTGACCACTGGCAGGCGCAATAG